One Candidatus Ornithobacterium hominis genomic region harbors:
- a CDS encoding Rne/Rng family ribonuclease codes for MDKQLVINSAEECVKIALLEDGRLMEFHQEENNQKFNVGDVYLAKIKKLAPGMNAAFVNLGGEKDAFLHYHDLGSNIKSLLNYIQIVRSGKFKSHLLKNFRDQEEIDKNGRLEDVLQPGQNVLVQIAKEPISTKGPRVTSEISVAGRYLVLVPFQDKVSISQKIKEKSERDRLTMLVESIKPEGFGVIIRTVAENRKVAELHADLEDLVNKWEQIFNDLRAKKLPKVVHTEMGRASSILRDKFSEDFTKIYCDDEDLTEELKELLKIIAPGKEKIVEAYKKNQPILEFFNVEKQIKTSFGKNVNISKSKGAYLVIEHTEALHVIDVNSGNIKGKKESQEQNALDVNMQAATEVARQLRLRDMGGIIVVDFIDMREAKNRRKFYDHMKEEMKKDGAKHKVLPPTKFGLVQITRQRVRPELSIKTFEENPNKNGEVEAPIVIMERIETSVRNIAENGKAKKITIHLHPFVAAYLKQGIPSIRKKWAWNYKLPIKIMPHDAYKYLEIHITNEKDEELYSESN; via the coding sequence ATGGATAAGCAATTAGTTATTAATTCCGCAGAGGAATGTGTGAAGATAGCCTTGCTTGAAGATGGACGCTTGATGGAATTTCATCAAGAGGAAAATAACCAGAAGTTCAATGTTGGAGACGTTTATTTAGCCAAAATAAAAAAATTAGCCCCAGGCATGAATGCGGCATTCGTCAATCTTGGCGGTGAAAAAGATGCTTTTCTACACTACCATGACTTGGGCTCGAATATAAAATCTCTACTGAATTATATTCAAATCGTAAGGTCAGGAAAGTTTAAATCTCACCTATTAAAAAACTTCCGAGATCAAGAAGAAATTGATAAAAATGGTAGGCTAGAAGATGTTTTACAACCTGGGCAGAATGTTTTGGTTCAAATTGCCAAAGAACCCATCTCAACAAAGGGCCCGCGCGTAACTTCAGAGATCTCTGTAGCTGGGCGCTATTTGGTTTTAGTTCCTTTTCAGGATAAGGTTTCTATTTCACAAAAAATTAAAGAAAAAAGTGAGAGGGACCGCCTCACGATGTTGGTGGAAAGTATAAAGCCAGAAGGTTTTGGAGTCATCATCAGAACCGTGGCAGAGAATAGAAAAGTGGCAGAACTGCATGCCGATCTTGAAGACCTTGTGAATAAATGGGAGCAAATCTTTAATGACCTTAGAGCTAAGAAGTTACCAAAGGTAGTTCACACTGAAATGGGAAGAGCTTCATCGATTTTACGTGATAAATTTTCAGAAGATTTTACAAAAATTTATTGTGATGATGAGGATTTGACCGAAGAGTTAAAAGAGCTGTTGAAAATCATAGCTCCTGGCAAAGAAAAAATAGTCGAGGCTTATAAGAAAAATCAACCAATCCTTGAATTTTTCAATGTTGAGAAACAAATCAAAACTTCCTTTGGGAAAAACGTTAATATTTCTAAATCTAAAGGAGCATACCTAGTCATAGAGCATACCGAGGCGTTGCATGTGATAGATGTAAACTCAGGTAACATCAAAGGAAAAAAAGAAAGCCAAGAGCAGAATGCACTAGATGTAAATATGCAGGCAGCAACAGAAGTAGCCCGCCAGCTTCGCTTAAGAGACATGGGGGGAATCATAGTGGTGGATTTTATAGATATGCGAGAGGCTAAAAACCGTAGGAAGTTTTATGACCACATGAAAGAGGAAATGAAAAAAGATGGAGCTAAACATAAAGTCCTGCCACCAACTAAGTTTGGTTTAGTTCAGATTACTCGTCAGCGTGTTCGCCCAGAGCTTTCGATAAAGACATTTGAGGAAAACCCCAATAAAAACGGGGAAGTAGAAGCTCCTATCGTGATAATGGAAAGGATAGAGACTAGCGTACGAAATATTGCTGAAAATGGGAAAGCTAAAAAAATTACAATCCATCTGCACCCTTTTGTTGCAGCATATTTGAAGCAGGGAATTCCTTCTATCAGGAAAAAATGGGCTTGGAATTATAAACTACCTATTAAAATTATGCCACACGATGCGTATAAATATTTGGAGATTCATATAACCAATGAGAAGGACGAAGAACTTTATAGCGAATCGAATTAA
- a CDS encoding ComF family protein yields MQRLLDIIIPSRCLHCSRILPTHQHLCISCLHQLPYTHWEFHRPNQIHENFSSLKNFLGGNALLFYTHGNATYKLLHANKYYNQPQVGKFLAQLSFYKLHEIDFEAVIPIPSHSKTLKSRGYNQTHLIAESIANEFNVPVYKSCLKRIKQSSSQTKKNRKQRLSVSAENFICQQKISEKKVLFIDDVITTGGTLKACIQSFLEKNDTSFYIFCLAQAN; encoded by the coding sequence ATGCAACGCTTATTAGATATCATTATACCATCGCGCTGTCTTCATTGCAGCAGAATTCTACCAACTCATCAGCATTTATGCATTTCTTGTTTGCATCAGCTGCCCTATACGCATTGGGAGTTTCATCGTCCCAATCAAATTCACGAAAATTTTTCAAGCCTTAAAAATTTTTTAGGTGGAAATGCCCTGCTATTTTACACACATGGTAATGCAACGTATAAGCTACTGCACGCCAACAAATATTACAATCAACCGCAAGTCGGGAAGTTTTTGGCTCAATTATCGTTCTACAAGCTTCACGAAATTGATTTTGAGGCTGTAATCCCTATCCCAAGTCACTCTAAGACTTTAAAATCAAGGGGTTACAACCAAACGCATCTCATTGCAGAAAGCATCGCTAATGAATTTAACGTTCCTGTTTATAAAAGTTGTCTCAAAAGAATCAAACAAAGTTCTTCGCAGACCAAAAAAAACCGCAAGCAGCGTTTATCTGTTTCTGCTGAAAATTTTATTTGCCAACAAAAAATAAGCGAGAAGAAAGTCTTGTTCATAGATGATGTCATCACCACTGGAGGAACTTTAAAAGCTTGTATTCAATCCTTTCTAGAAAAGAATGATACAAGCTTCTACATTTTTTGTTTAGCTCAGGCTAATTAA
- a CDS encoding 6-pyruvoyl trahydropterin synthase family protein, translating to MKKVRVTKIFNFETSHALFGYDGKCKNIHGHSYKLFVTVLGEPVQEQTDSKNGMLIDFGELKKIVKELIVDPFDHAIILNQNSPHAALGEKLKQENHDVIMLDYQPTCENMLIHFAEILKKALPDEVELVKLKLFETENSYGEWLASDNIK from the coding sequence ATGAAAAAAGTAAGAGTTACTAAAATTTTCAATTTTGAAACATCTCATGCACTTTTTGGTTATGATGGGAAGTGTAAAAATATTCATGGGCACTCGTACAAGCTGTTTGTCACGGTACTGGGAGAGCCCGTGCAGGAACAAACTGATTCTAAAAACGGAATGCTCATCGACTTTGGAGAATTAAAAAAAATTGTGAAAGAGTTGATTGTAGATCCGTTTGACCACGCAATAATTCTTAATCAAAATTCGCCACATGCAGCATTGGGAGAGAAACTTAAGCAAGAAAATCACGATGTGATAATGCTTGATTACCAACCGACTTGCGAAAATATGTTGATTCATTTTGCTGAAATTTTAAAAAAAGCATTGCCCGATGAGGTAGAATTGGTCAAATTAAAACTCTTTGAAACGGAAAATAGCTACGGAGAATGGTTAGCGAGCGACAACATCAAATAA
- a CDS encoding UDP-2,3-diacylglucosamine diphosphatase, whose product MVSERQHQIKIPKGRKIYFASDQHFGSPNTKESIIREKKFIQWLDEIKPDACALFLLGDLFDFWFEYKQVVPKGFVRVLGKLAELADAGIPIYFFIGNHDLWMRDYLKQELNANIFKEPQRFLMNDKRFLIAHGDGLGPGDYGYKFLKRIFTNPVAKTLFYLLHPDFSIWLGKMLSERNKYLSGNEEDSYQGDGKEWLFQYAQAMQEKEKFDYLVFGHRHLALEKKVGEKSTYFNIGDWIKHFTYGEFDGFNFSLKTYCV is encoded by the coding sequence ATGGTTAGCGAGCGACAACATCAAATAAAAATACCGAAAGGAAGGAAAATTTATTTTGCATCAGATCAGCATTTTGGCTCACCAAATACTAAGGAGAGCATCATTCGGGAAAAAAAATTCATCCAATGGCTCGATGAAATAAAACCTGATGCTTGTGCTTTATTCCTATTGGGCGATTTATTTGATTTTTGGTTTGAGTACAAACAAGTCGTCCCTAAAGGTTTTGTGAGAGTTTTGGGCAAACTAGCTGAACTAGCAGATGCTGGGATTCCGATTTACTTTTTTATTGGGAATCATGATTTGTGGATGAGAGATTACCTCAAGCAAGAATTAAATGCAAATATATTCAAAGAGCCACAGCGTTTTCTGATGAATGACAAGCGATTTTTGATTGCCCATGGAGATGGTTTAGGGCCAGGAGATTATGGGTATAAATTTTTGAAAAGAATCTTCACAAATCCAGTAGCAAAAACTTTATTTTATCTTCTACACCCCGATTTTTCGATTTGGCTTGGTAAAATGCTAAGCGAAAGAAATAAATACCTGAGCGGGAATGAAGAAGATTCCTACCAAGGAGATGGTAAAGAATGGCTTTTTCAATATGCTCAGGCGATGCAAGAGAAAGAAAAATTTGACTATTTGGTTTTTGGGCACAGGCATTTAGCATTAGAAAAAAAAGTTGGTGAAAAATCGACTTATTTCAATATTGGCGATTGGATAAAGCATTTCACCTACGGCGAATTTGATGGCTTTAATTTTAGCTTAAAAACGTACTGTGTTTAA
- a CDS encoding DUF6427 family protein, protein MITTLLKVNQLFVSAILVGLSLLGLFLLFNEDLVAMPQLISFILVAILFVLAAGYNQVVNFVKKSHFIVFFYLLFILNFLEDLGDISFYSGYFFLSLIFFQMLDGRDFSKKIFNPFDFGFFGCIILPIHPPFIIFFIAIIFHFIMMGRTQVSALTSCFLGILTGTFLWIEIIFIFDLQDFFYLQLGQLGSLKKIEFHESSNYYYFAPILGLSLFSLVDYFQNINRQKTEKKIIFTNILMLLFASAVYLYFFGKSSKNFLVLALPLSLLLSNFSLHGAKVRREIIVWLVVLSFSLYQISRHIELIQILNTVRF, encoded by the coding sequence ATGATTACAACTTTACTAAAAGTTAATCAATTATTTGTTTCTGCCATACTCGTAGGCTTAAGTTTACTTGGCTTATTTCTGTTATTTAATGAAGATTTGGTAGCAATGCCACAGCTTATCTCATTTATACTGGTGGCGATACTTTTCGTCTTAGCCGCAGGGTACAATCAAGTGGTAAATTTTGTAAAAAAAAGTCATTTTATTGTTTTCTTCTATCTTTTGTTTATTCTTAATTTTCTAGAAGATTTGGGTGACATTAGTTTCTATAGTGGTTACTTTTTTTTAAGCCTTATTTTTTTTCAGATGCTAGACGGGAGGGATTTCTCCAAAAAAATATTCAATCCTTTCGATTTTGGTTTTTTTGGTTGTATTATATTACCCATCCACCCGCCTTTTATCATTTTTTTCATAGCGATTATCTTTCATTTTATCATGATGGGGAGAACACAAGTCAGTGCTCTTACCTCTTGTTTTTTGGGGATTTTAACAGGCACATTCTTATGGATAGAAATCATATTTATTTTTGATTTACAAGATTTTTTTTATTTGCAGTTAGGCCAGTTAGGCAGTCTTAAAAAGATAGAATTTCATGAGAGTTCGAATTATTACTATTTCGCTCCAATATTAGGGTTAAGCTTATTTTCTTTGGTCGATTATTTCCAGAATATTAACCGACAGAAGACTGAGAAAAAAATTATTTTCACCAATATTCTTATGCTACTTTTTGCTAGTGCCGTTTATCTTTATTTTTTTGGCAAATCCTCCAAAAATTTTTTGGTTTTAGCTCTACCGCTATCTCTTCTATTGTCCAATTTTTCACTTCACGGGGCGAAAGTGAGGCGGGAAATCATCGTTTGGCTTGTTGTTTTATCTTTTTCTTTATATCAGATTTCACGGCATATAGAACTGATTCAGATTTTAAACACAGTACGTTTTTAA
- the rfbD gene encoding dTDP-4-dehydrorhamnose reductase has product MKKVLVTGGYGQLAQCIKEIIDKNPFKDYDFIFKDKDSFDLFNFKIIEDYFSTNKVHAVINCAAYTAVDKAEDDVENAFKVNADAVGYLAKECAKQNAIFIHISTDYVFDGNASQALQEDDLTNPQNVYGKSKLEGERLALDYNPSSIIIRTAWVYSQYGKNFLKTMLHLFDEKDEISVVEDQLGTPTNANDIAKAILKILFSENKKPGIFNFTNAGQASWFDFANEIKKQTGAQIKINPISTAAYPTPAKRPKFSVLDNQKIIKTYQVKQSEWKDALHEVLQKISN; this is encoded by the coding sequence ATGAAAAAAGTACTTGTAACTGGAGGCTATGGCCAGCTGGCCCAGTGTATCAAAGAAATTATTGATAAAAATCCGTTTAAAGATTATGACTTTATTTTTAAAGATAAAGATTCCTTTGATTTATTTAATTTTAAAATTATTGAAGATTATTTCTCCACCAATAAAGTCCATGCCGTTATAAACTGTGCAGCTTACACCGCTGTAGATAAGGCTGAAGATGATGTAGAAAATGCATTTAAAGTCAACGCCGATGCTGTGGGCTATTTAGCCAAAGAATGTGCTAAGCAAAATGCTATCTTTATACACATTTCTACTGATTATGTTTTTGACGGAAATGCTTCTCAAGCTTTGCAAGAAGATGATTTAACTAATCCACAAAATGTCTACGGAAAATCAAAACTAGAAGGGGAGCGTTTAGCTTTGGATTACAACCCTAGTAGCATCATCATCAGAACGGCTTGGGTTTACTCCCAATATGGTAAAAATTTTCTTAAAACCATGCTTCATCTATTTGATGAAAAAGATGAAATCAGCGTTGTTGAAGACCAATTAGGAACTCCTACCAACGCCAATGATATTGCAAAAGCTATCTTAAAAATTTTATTTTCAGAAAATAAAAAGCCTGGAATTTTCAATTTCACCAATGCTGGGCAGGCATCTTGGTTTGACTTTGCTAATGAAATAAAAAAACAAACGGGAGCTCAGATTAAAATCAACCCTATCTCAACCGCTGCTTATCCTACCCCAGCAAAAAGACCGAAATTTAGCGTTTTAGACAATCAAAAGATTATTAAAACCTACCAAGTTAAACAATCTGAATGGAAGGATGCTTTGCATGAAGTTTTACAAAAAATTTCTAATTAA
- a CDS encoding OmpH family outer membrane protein has protein sequence MKKFTLIAFLSFFMFSFANLNAQAVAHVNSNDILNAMPAFKEAQTKLEAEANRHKTEVERQQKEIQEIYTKAQKDIESVQNKSDAEKQAMMQKLQPVEQNLQQKQQTLAQYQQKATQDLAKMEGELTEPIYTKIENAIAEVGKKKNISYIFDLATAAKNGSLVYFQGGTDLTSEVKKLLGL, from the coding sequence ATGAAGAAGTTTACCTTAATTGCATTCTTATCTTTTTTCATGTTCAGCTTTGCTAATTTAAATGCACAAGCTGTAGCACATGTAAATTCAAATGACATCTTAAATGCAATGCCTGCGTTCAAAGAAGCGCAGACAAAACTAGAAGCTGAAGCTAATCGACACAAAACAGAAGTCGAGCGCCAGCAGAAAGAAATCCAAGAAATTTACACCAAGGCACAAAAGGATATAGAATCTGTCCAGAATAAGTCTGATGCAGAAAAACAAGCAATGATGCAAAAATTGCAACCTGTAGAGCAAAATTTACAGCAAAAACAACAAACTTTGGCTCAATATCAACAAAAAGCCACACAAGATTTAGCTAAAATGGAAGGTGAATTGACTGAACCAATTTATACCAAAATAGAAAATGCCATTGCAGAAGTCGGTAAAAAGAAAAACATCAGCTATATCTTTGATTTAGCTACAGCTGCCAAAAATGGAAGTTTGGTTTACTTTCAAGGAGGTACGGATTTAACTTCAGAGGTGAAAAAACTTTTAGGCTTGTAA
- a CDS encoding OmpH family outer membrane protein: MKQKISFALIFVGISIFAQRFGYVDTDYVLKNLPAYQQAQDRLNKQTEHWEIEITQHQSELDEMINALNNEKIILSEEKIKEREKEIVEKKKNIADLEQKRYGPKGDLISAQLSFIKPLQDQIYNAVNKVAKRRNYGFVFDKGNGDLILIFSDPKYDISEEVLKTLKENNK, encoded by the coding sequence ATGAAACAAAAAATTTCTTTTGCACTAATTTTTGTCGGAATTTCTATTTTTGCACAACGGTTTGGGTATGTAGATACCGATTATGTTTTAAAAAACCTACCTGCTTACCAACAAGCACAAGATAGGTTAAATAAACAAACAGAACATTGGGAAATCGAAATTACTCAACACCAATCTGAGCTAGATGAAATGATTAATGCATTGAATAATGAAAAAATCATTTTAAGCGAAGAAAAGATTAAAGAACGAGAAAAAGAAATCGTAGAAAAAAAGAAAAATATTGCAGATTTAGAGCAAAAAAGATATGGCCCAAAGGGAGATTTAATCAGTGCTCAGCTAAGTTTCATTAAACCTCTACAAGATCAAATTTACAATGCAGTAAATAAAGTTGCTAAACGGAGAAATTACGGCTTTGTATTTGATAAAGGTAATGGGGATTTGATTTTAATCTTCTCTGACCCCAAATATGACATCAGCGAGGAGGTTTTAAAGACATTAAAGGAAAATAATAAATAA
- the bamA gene encoding outer membrane protein assembly factor BamA, protein MKKNLFIFLFSIFSLLQAQVDSLVTDSTKLSLDLEKLQTDGNNFNPQVKPQNHFLPLSGRYVLGGIEIVGGVPYTSKQILNFTGLQIGESIDLRGNELNNAIKKLWKTSRFSEVEVYLNKVKEGKAYLIFNLEGVPSIHKVEFIGVKKSAQEDFVKNNELKPGVKITQNLLNQTRLNIKKHYTEKGYPDAIVNISHTPAEGRDYTDILTINVDRGKRIKIQDILFEGNQVFSDSKLRRKALKETKRKGILRKHIFQIFKGSKLIPEKYEEDLGNLIEFYKSYGYRDAKVVWDSISRTEKNDYLIEIGLDEGNQYYLGDVNFIGNSVYDTELLNRIFGYKKGDPYDAVGIEKKLSSGDRDDNVITLYQDNGYLFSRVIPVEKSVVNDTINLDIIIQEGSQARWNYVTFDGNTQTHDHVIAREIYTKPGELFSKTDLKRTYINLGQLGYFDPQQITYDIQPNQESNTVDVKWGLTPQSSSQVELQGGYGGGRFIGTLGLSFKNFSLKNLLKGKHWKPVPLGDGQTLSLRAQAGSYFSNFSFSFIEPWIGGSRPTALSISIYNSNYKNLYQNDDSRLTIWGASLGLNKLLTWPDNYFRLSNSVSYQRYDFKNYGYNIGSIRYRDGQANNLAYQIGLSRQSTGDPIFPKSGSDFNVSLKLTPPYSLLNNKDYKKLKEEENFESLYKWLEYYKVQFSGNWYKEIIGKLVLRTGAEFGFMGAYNKTIGVSPFERFFMGGTGLQANRFDGREIIPLRGYEDFTDGGGSKKDITPLGGGTIYDKFLLELRYPITMGQQAKIFGLGFIEAGNTWDNSSSFQPFKLKRSAGVGVRVFMSAFGMLGFDFGYGFDQYPNSAGKPSGWQTHFIFGQSL, encoded by the coding sequence ATGAAAAAAAACTTATTTATTTTTTTATTTTCAATTTTCAGCTTGTTACAAGCTCAGGTAGATAGTTTGGTGACCGATAGCACTAAATTATCATTGGATTTGGAAAAATTACAAACTGATGGGAATAATTTTAATCCTCAAGTCAAACCTCAAAATCATTTTTTGCCACTGAGCGGCAGATATGTCTTGGGCGGCATCGAAATTGTGGGCGGGGTCCCCTATACATCCAAACAAATTTTAAATTTCACTGGTCTGCAAATCGGTGAAAGTATAGATTTGAGAGGAAATGAACTGAATAATGCCATAAAAAAACTATGGAAAACCTCTCGTTTTTCTGAAGTTGAAGTTTATTTGAACAAGGTAAAAGAAGGTAAAGCTTATCTTATCTTCAATTTAGAAGGCGTTCCATCTATTCACAAAGTTGAATTTATTGGCGTAAAAAAATCAGCTCAAGAGGATTTTGTGAAAAACAATGAATTGAAACCTGGAGTCAAAATCACTCAAAATCTACTAAACCAAACTCGACTCAATATCAAAAAACATTATACCGAAAAGGGATACCCTGACGCTATAGTCAACATCTCTCACACCCCTGCCGAGGGACGTGATTATACTGATATATTGACAATAAATGTGGATAGAGGAAAAAGGATAAAAATTCAAGATATTCTTTTTGAAGGAAATCAAGTTTTTAGTGATTCTAAGCTAAGAAGGAAAGCACTAAAAGAAACCAAAAGAAAAGGAATCCTAAGAAAGCATATTTTTCAAATTTTTAAAGGCTCTAAATTAATTCCTGAAAAATATGAAGAAGATTTGGGCAATTTGATTGAGTTCTACAAGAGTTACGGTTATCGTGATGCAAAAGTGGTTTGGGACAGTATTTCTAGAACGGAAAAGAATGATTATTTGATTGAAATTGGTTTGGATGAAGGAAACCAATATTACCTCGGCGATGTAAACTTTATTGGAAATTCCGTTTATGATACCGAACTTCTAAACCGAATTTTTGGCTACAAAAAGGGCGACCCCTACGATGCAGTAGGCATTGAAAAAAAACTAAGCTCTGGAGATAGAGATGACAACGTAATTACACTCTACCAAGACAATGGCTATTTATTTTCTCGTGTGATTCCCGTAGAGAAATCAGTTGTGAATGATACGATTAATCTAGATATCATCATTCAAGAAGGTTCACAAGCCCGCTGGAATTATGTAACCTTTGATGGGAATACGCAAACACACGACCATGTAATTGCAAGAGAAATTTATACCAAACCAGGTGAATTGTTTAGTAAAACTGACTTGAAAAGAACCTACATCAATCTTGGGCAGCTAGGCTACTTTGACCCTCAACAAATCACCTATGATATACAACCCAACCAAGAAAGCAACACCGTAGATGTAAAATGGGGATTAACGCCACAAAGTTCCAGCCAAGTGGAATTACAAGGTGGCTATGGCGGCGGAAGATTTATTGGGACTTTGGGATTAAGCTTTAAGAATTTCTCTCTAAAGAATTTACTCAAAGGAAAACATTGGAAACCCGTACCCCTAGGCGATGGGCAAACTTTATCATTACGTGCACAGGCAGGTAGTTACTTCTCCAACTTCAGTTTCTCATTTATAGAACCATGGATTGGTGGAAGCCGACCTACGGCATTGAGTATCTCTATTTATAACTCAAATTATAAAAATTTATACCAAAATGATGACTCTCGACTTACCATATGGGGGGCATCATTGGGATTGAACAAGCTTTTAACTTGGCCCGATAATTATTTCCGTCTAAGTAATTCAGTTTCTTATCAGCGTTACGATTTCAAAAATTATGGGTATAATATTGGATCAATTCGTTACCGAGATGGCCAAGCAAATAATTTAGCTTATCAAATAGGGCTCAGCCGCCAATCAACAGGCGACCCCATATTCCCAAAAAGTGGTTCAGATTTTAATGTAAGTTTAAAGCTAACTCCTCCTTATTCATTATTAAATAATAAAGATTATAAAAAATTAAAAGAGGAAGAAAATTTTGAAAGCCTTTATAAATGGTTAGAATATTATAAAGTACAATTTAGCGGGAACTGGTACAAAGAAATCATTGGTAAATTAGTTTTGAGAACAGGTGCAGAATTTGGATTTATGGGAGCTTATAATAAAACAATTGGTGTTTCTCCATTTGAGAGATTCTTCATGGGAGGTACTGGTTTGCAAGCTAACCGATTTGATGGTAGAGAAATCATCCCTTTGAGAGGTTATGAAGACTTTACCGATGGTGGGGGTAGCAAAAAGGACATCACACCGCTTGGAGGTGGAACCATTTATGATAAATTTTTACTAGAGCTTAGATACCCTATTACTATGGGGCAGCAAGCAAAAATATTCGGGCTTGGCTTCATAGAAGCTGGTAACACTTGGGACAACTCAAGTAGTTTTCAGCCATTTAAGCTGAAACGCTCAGCTGGAGTTGGTGTACGTGTATTTATGTCAGCTTTTGGTATGCTAGGATTTGACTTTGGGTATGGATTTGACCAATACCCTAACTCTGCTGGCAAACCTTCTGGTTGGCAAACACACTTTATTTTCGGGCAATCTTTATAA